In the Thermodesulfobacteriota bacterium genome, one interval contains:
- a CDS encoding FmdB family zinc ribbon protein — protein MPIFEYRCLDCQELFETLVLNSEEAVACATCESRNIEKQFSPFGIKSEGELSPPGRTGGGCGCSPTGCGCGVKG, from the coding sequence GTGCCGATATTTGAATACAGGTGTCTCGACTGCCAGGAATTATTCGAAACTTTGGTTCTTAACAGCGAAGAAGCGGTCGCTTGCGCTACGTGTGAGAGCAGGAATATAGAAAAGCAATTCTCTCCTTTCGGAATAAAATCTGAGGGTGAACTCTCCCCGCCTGGCCGGACAGGCGGCGGATGCGGCTGCAGCCCGACGGGCTGCGGATGCGGAGTGAAAGGCTGA
- a CDS encoding 4'-phosphopantetheinyl transferase superfamily protein translates to MNPIGAERKNTHAVRTISDGEVHVWEIALDHPAINNVYLFNEVLSEDERVRASRLGLSVYRDKFVTARGYLRIILGCYLNTRPADIEFEYNEHGKPAIAAESDRKKISFNLSHSRNLALCAVAAKCDVGIDVEYIRPVLKPEKILERFFTPGEMEYFQSRPEIMRIRAFMSLWTIKEAYSKAVGRGFSSALKELDLSPVLSSTSPSAASISLEESDESWTILQIDTWNDYIAALAFKGDKPRISRFIADRSL, encoded by the coding sequence GTGAATCCGATAGGCGCGGAACGGAAGAATACTCATGCCGTCAGGACAATCAGCGACGGCGAAGTCCACGTATGGGAGATAGCCCTCGACCACCCGGCGATAAACAACGTATACCTGTTCAATGAAGTACTGTCCGAAGACGAAAGAGTCAGGGCTTCGAGGCTGGGCCTCTCCGTATACAGGGATAAATTCGTCACCGCCCGCGGTTACCTGCGAATAATTCTCGGCTGTTATCTGAACACACGGCCCGCGGATATAGAATTTGAATATAATGAGCACGGGAAGCCGGCGATAGCCGCCGAATCCGATCGGAAGAAAATCAGTTTTAATCTATCCCATTCCCGGAACCTCGCCCTTTGCGCTGTTGCGGCAAAGTGTGATGTCGGTATAGACGTCGAATATATAAGGCCTGTTCTTAAGCCTGAAAAGATCCTCGAACGGTTTTTTACTCCGGGCGAAATGGAATATTTTCAGTCTCGTCCCGAGATCATGAGAATCCGGGCTTTCATGAGCTTATGGACGATAAAGGAGGCTTACTCGAAAGCAGTGGGCAGAGGTTTCTCATCCGCCCTGAAAGAGCTGGATCTTTCTCCAGTTCTCAGTAGTACGTCTCCGTCCGCTGCATCCATAAGCCTTGAAGAATCGGATGAGAGCTGGACGATACTGCAAATCGATACGTGGAATGATTACATAGCTGCGCTGGCTTTTAAAGGCGATAAGCCGCGAATAAGCCGATTCATCGCGGACCGGTCGCTGTGA
- a CDS encoding cytochrome c biogenesis protein CcdA, with protein sequence MNPAEVQVSWLIAFLAGIISFLSPCVLPLIPGYVSMVSKMSFEELTGDATEGKAVRILVPSLFFVLGFSAVFVTLGASASFIGTFLHENKVLLLRISGVIIILFGLFSMDILKIPQLYRERRIYFTGGNLGLIGIFFLGIAFGFGWTPCVGPILASILLYASTAEGAGKGAVLLFVYSIGLGLPFIITGLALSKALTAFGWIKRNYGLYKIIVGGTLIVVGILMATNNLYYLNIYGQRALDWAGIDFWKSF encoded by the coding sequence GTGAATCCGGCGGAGGTCCAGGTAAGCTGGCTTATCGCTTTTTTGGCGGGAATAATCTCGTTCCTCTCGCCGTGCGTGCTCCCGCTCATACCGGGTTACGTATCCATGGTCTCCAAAATGTCGTTCGAGGAGCTGACCGGGGATGCGACCGAAGGAAAGGCGGTGAGGATACTCGTGCCGAGCCTCTTCTTCGTGCTCGGCTTCTCGGCAGTGTTCGTCACGCTGGGCGCGTCAGCTTCATTTATAGGCACTTTCCTGCACGAGAACAAGGTGCTCCTCCTCAGGATCTCGGGTGTGATAATAATACTGTTCGGGCTTTTTTCCATGGACATACTCAAGATACCGCAGCTCTACAGGGAAAGGAGGATATACTTCACGGGCGGCAACCTGGGGCTCATAGGCATATTCTTCCTCGGCATCGCGTTCGGGTTCGGATGGACCCCGTGCGTCGGGCCGATACTCGCCTCCATACTCCTTTATGCAAGCACGGCGGAAGGGGCGGGAAAAGGCGCGGTACTGCTCTTCGTATATTCCATAGGACTAGGCCTGCCGTTCATCATCACCGGGCTTGCCCTCTCAAAAGCCCTCACCGCGTTCGGATGGATTAAGCGTAATTACGGTCTCTATAAAATCATCGTCGGCGGGACATTAATTGTCGTGGGCATACTGATGGCAACGAACAACCTCTACTACCTCAATATCTACGGCCAGAGGGCGCTCGACTGGGCGGGCATAGATTTCTGGAAATCGTTCTAA
- a CDS encoding TlpA disulfide reductase family protein has product MKRIFLYISPAVILIPLLIISCDQGNSEQGSGSGGNPAENFSLETVDGRSKISLRDFMGKPVVLNFWATWCGPCKEELPLFERMWNKFKDEDVVFIGVDVMDDRKNAAEFIKNTGITYTNLYDQPGEVSSKYKVVALPATFFINKEGEIAVKNYGPFIGKEGEKKFKLYMEDITE; this is encoded by the coding sequence ATGAAGAGAATATTCCTTTACATTTCGCCCGCCGTAATTTTGATTCCGCTCCTGATTATTTCATGTGACCAGGGGAATAGTGAGCAGGGGAGCGGCTCAGGCGGGAACCCCGCAGAGAACTTCTCTCTCGAAACAGTGGACGGCAGGAGTAAAATCAGTCTCCGGGACTTTATGGGGAAGCCGGTAGTGCTCAATTTCTGGGCTACCTGGTGCGGGCCCTGTAAAGAAGAGCTGCCGCTCTTCGAAAGGATGTGGAACAAGTTCAAGGATGAGGACGTCGTATTCATTGGCGTTGACGTCATGGACGACAGAAAGAACGCCGCCGAATTTATCAAGAACACGGGCATTACGTACACAAACCTCTACGACCAGCCGGGCGAAGTCTCGTCCAAGTACAAGGTCGTAGCCCTGCCTGCGACATTTTTCATCAATAAAGAAGGCGAGATAGCGGTTAAAAATTACGGGCCGTTCATAGGAAAAGAGGGGGAAAAGAAATTTAAATTATATATGGAGGACATAACCGAGTGA
- a CDS encoding HAD family phosphatase — protein MIKAVIFDMDGVMIDSEPLWEKTERILLARRNIDYSPEYRDLIVGLNQRDSGKLLRDTFSLGETVDEIISERVEILTAIYEEELNLMPALTPLLESLRPRGYLMAVASSSPLSVINFVLDMFSLYPYFDAVVSGECTENGKPHPDIYLHTAERLGVRPQECVAIEDSINGVMSATAAGMYCIAIPDKRLSREAFEKAHLILESMDELNPRLIESIQH, from the coding sequence ATGATCAAAGCTGTAATTTTCGACATGGACGGCGTAATGATAGACAGCGAGCCGCTCTGGGAAAAAACGGAGAGGATACTACTCGCAAGAAGGAACATCGATTACAGCCCGGAGTACAGGGACCTCATAGTGGGTCTCAACCAGAGGGACTCGGGAAAACTCCTGAGAGATACGTTCTCGCTCGGAGAAACGGTCGATGAGATAATATCGGAGAGGGTCGAAATACTGACCGCTATATATGAAGAGGAACTCAATCTCATGCCCGCACTGACGCCACTTTTAGAATCACTCAGGCCGAGGGGATATCTCATGGCTGTGGCGTCGAGCTCTCCACTCAGCGTAATAAACTTCGTACTTGATATGTTCTCGCTCTATCCTTATTTCGACGCCGTCGTATCCGGGGAATGCACGGAGAACGGGAAGCCTCACCCGGACATATATCTACATACGGCCGAGAGGCTCGGCGTGAGACCGCAAGAGTGCGTGGCGATCGAGGACTCGATCAACGGCGTGATGTCGGCGACGGCTGCGGGAATGTACTGTATAGCGATCCCCGACAAGAGGCTCAGCCGAGAAGCGTTCGAAAAAGCCCACCTGATACTGGAGTCCATGGACGAGCTAAATCCCAGGCTGATCGAATCCATCCAGCACTAA
- a CDS encoding cation diffusion facilitator family transporter: MSSSSRDISKNIKFRTALLSISVSIALIIVKVVFGILTNSISVLASAVDSFLDVTASSVNLYSIRKSEKPADHDHKFGHGKAEGLAGLFQTFIIGSSAVYLIYLSVLRLMGDEALVSVGWGMAVIVLSMIVSLFLARHIKRVAEETGSLILNADSLHYKFDLYTNGGILAGLFVIKLTGLNIIDPIISMLVAAFIVWSTKDILIESIDILMDKELPQETVRDIEEVIMEFNPNVKSYHKLKTRNAGSVKFIEFHVVMDHRLTFIESHEIAEDIVRAIKEKIGSSEVTVHVDPDMR; this comes from the coding sequence TTGTCATCAAGCAGCAGAGATATTAGCAAAAATATAAAGTTCCGGACTGCTCTTCTCTCCATAAGTGTATCCATCGCATTAATCATCGTTAAAGTCGTGTTCGGTATCCTGACCAACTCGATAAGCGTGCTCGCTTCAGCCGTGGATTCTTTTCTCGATGTAACGGCATCATCCGTAAATCTCTATTCGATAAGGAAATCGGAAAAACCGGCCGACCACGACCACAAGTTCGGACACGGGAAAGCAGAAGGGCTCGCAGGACTGTTCCAGACATTCATCATCGGCTCCTCGGCCGTTTATCTCATATACCTTTCCGTCCTGAGACTTATGGGAGACGAAGCACTGGTATCAGTCGGATGGGGGATGGCGGTAATAGTCCTGTCTATGATAGTCAGCCTCTTCCTCGCGAGGCACATTAAGAGAGTCGCTGAGGAGACGGGAAGCTTGATTCTTAACGCCGACAGCCTCCACTACAAGTTCGACTTATACACCAACGGCGGCATACTGGCGGGGCTGTTCGTCATAAAGCTCACAGGGTTAAACATAATCGACCCTATCATCTCCATGCTCGTGGCGGCGTTTATCGTCTGGTCGACCAAGGATATCCTGATCGAGTCTATCGACATATTGATGGACAAAGAGCTGCCGCAAGAGACAGTCCGGGATATCGAAGAGGTTATCATGGAATTCAATCCGAACGTAAAGAGTTACCACAAGCTCAAGACAAGGAACGCGGGGTCGGTAAAATTCATCGAATTCCACGTCGTTATGGACCACAGGCTGACTTTCATCGAATCGCACGAAATAGCAGAAGATATAGTGAGAGCGATCAAAGAAAAAATCGGAAGCTCCGAAGTAACCGTTCACGTCGACCCCGATATGCGGTAA
- a CDS encoding malic enzyme-like NAD(P)-binding protein — protein MSNSADDKEKEMKQAALDYHSVGRKGKLEVVPTKPCLTQWDLSLAYSPGVAEPCMEIYRDPHLAYEYTNKGNLVGVITNGTAVLGLGKIGALAGKPVMEGKSVLFKRFAGIDAFDIELNTDDPEEIIKTVKYLEPTFGGINLEDIKAPECFHIEDELRKQMDIPVFHDDQHGTAIISGAGLLNACELVKKEISELRMTFNGAGASAIACAEFFIHLGAKRDHMIMCDSRGVIYKGREANMNPQKERFAVDTSARTLEDAMKGADVFVGLSTGGAVSKEMVKSMADKPIIFAMANPDPEISYPDAKAARKDVIMATGRSDYPNQVNNVLGFPFIFRGALDVRAKAINEEMKVAAAYSLAKLAKRGADESVAKAYGKKHFDFGPEYIVPSPFDPRVLVWESVAVAEAAMHTGASRIKIDIEEYREQLSRKVEEKLKRWSV, from the coding sequence ATGTCTAATTCGGCTGATGATAAAGAGAAAGAGATGAAGCAAGCCGCACTGGATTACCACAGTGTCGGCCGAAAGGGAAAGCTTGAAGTCGTGCCGACCAAGCCCTGCCTGACTCAATGGGACCTTTCTCTGGCATACTCTCCGGGCGTCGCCGAGCCCTGTATGGAAATATACAGAGACCCTCATCTCGCCTACGAATACACTAACAAGGGGAACCTCGTCGGCGTCATAACGAACGGCACAGCAGTGCTGGGACTCGGAAAGATAGGCGCGCTCGCCGGCAAGCCGGTAATGGAAGGGAAGAGCGTTCTCTTCAAGAGGTTCGCCGGTATAGACGCGTTCGATATCGAATTAAACACCGACGACCCCGAGGAAATCATCAAGACGGTGAAGTATCTCGAGCCCACCTTCGGAGGCATCAACCTCGAAGACATCAAGGCCCCCGAGTGCTTTCACATAGAAGACGAATTGAGGAAGCAGATGGACATCCCGGTGTTTCACGACGACCAGCACGGGACGGCGATAATATCGGGCGCCGGGCTGCTCAACGCATGCGAACTTGTAAAGAAGGAGATAAGCGAGCTCAGAATGACGTTCAACGGCGCCGGGGCTTCAGCGATAGCCTGCGCCGAGTTCTTCATACACCTGGGCGCTAAAAGAGATCACATGATCATGTGCGACAGCCGCGGGGTCATATACAAGGGGAGAGAGGCGAACATGAACCCCCAGAAAGAAAGATTCGCCGTGGATACGAGCGCAAGGACCCTCGAAGACGCCATGAAAGGGGCCGACGTTTTTGTGGGCCTCTCGACCGGAGGCGCGGTCAGCAAAGAGATGGTCAAATCCATGGCGGACAAGCCGATCATATTCGCGATGGCCAACCCGGACCCCGAGATCTCCTACCCGGACGCCAAGGCAGCGAGAAAGGACGTAATTATGGCCACGGGAAGGTCCGATTATCCGAACCAGGTCAACAACGTTCTCGGGTTCCCCTTCATATTCAGAGGGGCGCTCGACGTGAGAGCCAAGGCGATCAACGAAGAGATGAAGGTAGCCGCGGCATATTCTCTCGCGAAGCTCGCCAAAAGGGGAGCCGATGAGAGTGTCGCCAAGGCTTACGGCAAGAAGCATTTCGATTTCGGCCCCGAGTACATAGTCCCCTCCCCTTTTGACCCCAGGGTGCTCGTTTGGGAATCCGTCGCCGTCGCCGAAGCCGCGATGCACACGGGCGCATCGAGAATAAAAATCGATATTGAAGAATACAGGGAGCAGCTGAGCCGGAAAGTCGAAGAAAAGCTCAAGAGATGGAGCGTCTGA
- a CDS encoding TIGR04282 family arsenosugar biosynthesis glycosyltransferase: MPERDRKNILIVFVKYPEPGLVKTRIARDLGAQRAAEMYARMAKSVIENVSASDSYGTVIYFDPPHREKDVRGWLGTENASYEPQSGGELGERMSDAFERVFSKGAEKAVLIGTDVPDISGDTVTAAFSLLEETDVVTGPAADGGYYLLGLKSIEPSLFSDIEWGTSLVLNQTLNRINEKNLSHKTLDTLKDVDTINDVRPELLTPLSTE; the protein is encoded by the coding sequence ATGCCAGAGAGAGACCGAAAGAATATCCTTATCGTATTCGTCAAGTATCCCGAGCCCGGATTGGTCAAAACGAGGATCGCCCGGGACCTGGGCGCGCAAAGGGCGGCTGAGATGTATGCAAGAATGGCGAAAAGTGTAATAGAGAATGTATCGGCGTCTGACTCGTATGGAACCGTAATTTACTTCGATCCGCCGCACAGAGAAAAGGACGTGAGAGGCTGGCTCGGAACCGAGAATGCGTCCTACGAACCCCAGTCAGGAGGCGAGCTCGGCGAGAGGATGTCTGATGCGTTTGAACGGGTATTCTCCAAGGGGGCGGAAAAAGCCGTGCTGATAGGGACGGACGTTCCGGACATCAGCGGAGACACGGTTACCGCCGCCTTCAGCCTCCTTGAAGAAACGGACGTTGTAACCGGGCCGGCGGCGGACGGCGGGTATTATCTGCTCGGACTCAAAAGCATCGAGCCTTCCCTTTTCAGCGATATCGAATGGGGGACCAGCCTCGTGCTCAACCAAACCCTCAACCGCATTAATGAGAAGAATCTCAGTCATAAGACCCTCGATACATTGAAAGATGTAGACACTATAAATGATGTCCGCCCCGAGCTTCTTACGCCGCTCAGCACGGAATGA